One region of Paucibacter aquatile genomic DNA includes:
- a CDS encoding DinB family protein, with the protein MKPNPHTDPLAHHLLSMAYNNAWANHRLLAACAQLSPSELQATRCNFFPSILATLNHNLCVDWFYVDALERELAGDAPHEDCYQFFAVDEPFQYAADLQREQAAVDRRLLAYCAAQRDADLGRIVTIARPGGAQQDSRTRLLAHLFQHQIHHRGQVHAMLAGTAVKPPQLDEFFCAGEADLRATEFQDLGWTEADIWA; encoded by the coding sequence ATGAAGCCCAACCCCCACACCGACCCTCTGGCCCACCATCTGCTCAGCATGGCCTACAACAATGCCTGGGCCAACCACCGCCTGCTGGCGGCCTGCGCCCAGCTGAGCCCGTCTGAGCTGCAAGCGACCCGCTGCAACTTCTTCCCCAGCATCCTCGCGACCCTGAACCACAACCTCTGCGTGGACTGGTTTTACGTCGATGCGCTGGAGCGCGAGCTGGCCGGCGACGCCCCGCACGAGGACTGCTACCAGTTCTTCGCTGTCGACGAGCCGTTTCAGTACGCTGCCGATTTGCAGCGCGAGCAGGCCGCCGTCGACCGGCGCCTGCTGGCTTACTGCGCGGCCCAGCGCGACGCCGATCTGGGCCGCATCGTCACCATCGCCCGGCCGGGGGGCGCGCAGCAGGACAGCCGCACACGCCTGCTCGCCCATCTGTTCCAGCACCAGATCCACCACCGCGGTCAGGTGCACGCCATGCTGGCCGGCACCGCCGTCAAGCCGCCTCAGCTGGACGAGTTTTTCTGTGCCGGCGAGGCGGATCTGCGCGCCACAGAGTTTCAGGATCTGGGCTGGACCGAGGCGGACATCTGGGCCTGA
- a CDS encoding TfoX/Sxy family DNA transformation protein, with amino-acid sequence MRGLGPRSREQLAALGIHDLDQLRQHDAYALYAKLKARWPGASLNLLYALMGAQEDRDWRDIARERRSEALLHLDALGLAPR; translated from the coding sequence ATGCGCGGTCTCGGGCCCCGCAGCCGGGAACAACTTGCTGCGCTCGGCATCCACGATCTGGACCAACTTCGCCAGCACGATGCCTATGCGCTCTACGCAAAGCTCAAGGCACGATGGCCCGGGGCCAGCCTCAATCTTCTGTACGCTTTGATGGGTGCACAGGAAGATCGTGACTGGCGCGACATCGCCCGCGAACGGCGCAGCGAAGCCTTGCTGCATCTGGACGCCCTGGGTTTGGCACCCCGTTGA
- a CDS encoding VOC family protein: MNYAYTIVYVADVAASLAFFEAAFGLKRRFLHESGAYGELDTGATALAFVDHETALDSVGQPYVVAAESARPLGMEIGFSTEDVPAAFARAVAAGATPLKEPVTKPWGQTVAYVRCPDGSLVELCSPMG, encoded by the coding sequence ATGAACTATGCCTACACCATTGTTTACGTGGCCGATGTGGCCGCCTCCCTGGCGTTTTTCGAGGCCGCCTTCGGCCTGAAGCGCCGCTTCCTGCATGAATCGGGCGCCTACGGCGAACTGGACACCGGCGCCACCGCCCTGGCCTTTGTCGACCACGAAACCGCACTGGACAGCGTCGGCCAGCCCTATGTGGTGGCGGCCGAGAGCGCGCGCCCGCTGGGCATGGAGATCGGCTTCAGCACCGAGGACGTGCCTGCCGCCTTCGCCCGCGCCGTGGCCGCCGGCGCCACGCCGCTGAAAGAACCGGTCACCAAGCCCTGGGGCCAGACGGTCGCCTATGTGCGCTGCCCGGATGGCAGCCTGGTCGAGTTGTGCTCGCCCATGGGCTGA